A region from the uncultured Draconibacterium sp. genome encodes:
- a CDS encoding GNAT family N-acetyltransferase produces MTSYKTFETERLILRPCVEQDAKFIYRLLNTPKWLEFIGNRNVNSEKEAAKYILEKMYPQLQNLGFGNYVVQRKSDNSKLGTCGIFDREGMEGLDIGFAFLPEYEKKGYAYEAARRLLQAAFEDFNLKTVKAITTQNNGYSQKLLEKLGMQNMGSAFLDGDPEELYLYELNQKQYHQQGMQALLLNEFVLAEGAINERIRRSSLSLHPILANAPLIYGETKEPMSEIYRGYINIAQKAKTPICVYTPSWRANAERVKQAKVLESINRDACKFMQNIKNEFIGFEHQVKIGGLFGPKNDCYKPEEALSAEEAEQFHAWQINELAQSGVDFLVPETVPALSEALGIARCAAKTGTPYMIGFVINRNGKILDGTTLNKAIESIDWQVEVPPIGYAINCAHPSFFNPEQLDSESLSRIIAYNANASSLDHCDLDNADCLHTDNLEEWGEIMLTLNKKYGINILGGCCGTNDAHIQYLIDNY; encoded by the coding sequence ATGACATCTTATAAAACCTTTGAAACAGAGCGCCTGATTTTAAGACCATGCGTTGAACAGGATGCAAAGTTTATCTATCGCTTGCTGAACACTCCAAAGTGGTTGGAGTTTATTGGCAACCGAAATGTAAATTCGGAGAAGGAAGCAGCAAAGTATATTCTGGAAAAAATGTATCCGCAACTGCAAAATCTAGGTTTTGGTAATTATGTGGTGCAACGCAAAAGCGACAATTCGAAACTCGGCACCTGCGGTATTTTCGACCGAGAAGGTATGGAAGGCTTGGATATTGGCTTTGCCTTTTTGCCCGAATACGAGAAAAAAGGATATGCATATGAAGCCGCCCGCCGTTTATTACAAGCTGCTTTTGAAGATTTTAACCTGAAAACAGTAAAAGCCATTACCACCCAAAACAATGGATACTCGCAAAAGCTACTCGAAAAATTGGGCATGCAAAATATGGGAAGCGCTTTTCTGGATGGCGACCCCGAAGAGCTTTATTTGTACGAACTGAACCAAAAGCAATACCACCAGCAAGGTATGCAAGCACTTCTTTTAAATGAATTTGTTTTAGCCGAAGGTGCCATAAACGAACGCATCCGGCGCTCGAGCCTGTCTCTACATCCAATTCTGGCAAATGCACCGCTTATTTATGGCGAAACAAAAGAGCCCATGTCCGAAATATACAGGGGCTATATAAACATTGCCCAAAAAGCAAAAACGCCCATTTGCGTTTACACCCCTAGCTGGCGAGCCAATGCCGAAAGGGTTAAACAAGCAAAAGTTTTAGAAAGCATAAACCGCGATGCCTGTAAATTTATGCAAAACATTAAAAATGAATTCATAGGATTTGAGCATCAGGTAAAAATTGGTGGTTTGTTTGGCCCCAAAAACGATTGCTACAAACCAGAAGAAGCCTTATCGGCTGAAGAAGCAGAGCAATTTCATGCCTGGCAAATAAACGAGTTGGCCCAAAGCGGAGTTGATTTTCTTGTACCGGAAACTGTACCTGCACTTTCAGAAGCATTAGGCATTGCACGTTGTGCAGCTAAAACCGGCACTCCGTATATGATTGGTTTTGTTATCAATCGAAATGGAAAAATCCTTGATGGAACTACCCTTAACAAGGCCATTGAAAGCATTGACTGGCAGGTAGAAGTACCACCCATTGGTTATGCCATAAACTGCGCACATCCCTCGTTCTTTAATCCTGAGCAGCTCGATTCCGAATCATTAAGTCGGATTATTGCCTACAATGCCAACGCTTCATCGCTCGATCATTGCGATTTGGATAATGCCGACTGCCTGCACACTGACAACCTGGAAGAATGGGGTGAAATTATGCTTACTCTAAACAAAAAATATGGGATAAATATTTTGGGAGGCTGCTGCGGCACTAACGATGCACACATTCAATACCTTATCGACAATTATTAA
- a CDS encoding NfeD family protein, whose amino-acid sequence MKLKNFWILLLLISSLAALAQEANKKKVYLLNIKSEITPATRRQVSQAFEAADSLQADVFLIHMNTYGGTVVDADSIRTRILQSDIPVYVFIDNNAASAGALISIACDGIYMRPGGSIGAATVVNQTGEAMPDKYQSYMRSTMRATAEAHGKDTVVTASGDTLVSWFRDPKIAEAMVDERIYVEGVSDSGQVLTFTPAEAIANGFCEGTAETLKEVLHQVGIDDYEVTEYQPTWIEKIIGFLVHPMISGLLIMAIVGGIYFEMQSPGIGFPLGIAILAAVLYFMPLYLEGLAEHWEIAVFIVGLILIAVEIFVIPGFGIAGAAGITLVFLGLLLSLIDNVNFDFEGVELRGVGTAITTVVLGLFGGFMLALYLGKKMFTAEHGLFKNFALKTVQDVHEGFVSVETKLFDLKGKSGTAQTVLRPGGKIIVDGDIYDAVAVSGFIDKDEKIVVTKIEATQLYVELEEE is encoded by the coding sequence ATGAAGCTGAAAAATTTCTGGATATTGTTATTGTTAATTTCTTCACTGGCCGCACTGGCGCAGGAAGCTAATAAAAAGAAAGTATATCTTTTAAATATTAAATCGGAAATTACTCCAGCCACACGACGCCAGGTAAGCCAGGCTTTTGAAGCTGCCGACTCGTTACAGGCCGATGTGTTTTTAATTCACATGAATACCTACGGTGGAACGGTTGTTGATGCCGATTCTATCCGAACGCGAATTTTACAAAGCGATATTCCGGTGTATGTTTTTATCGATAACAATGCTGCTTCAGCAGGAGCATTAATTTCAATTGCCTGCGACGGTATTTACATGCGTCCGGGTGGCAGCATTGGGGCAGCAACCGTTGTTAATCAGACCGGCGAAGCCATGCCCGATAAGTACCAGAGCTACATGCGCTCAACCATGCGTGCCACCGCTGAAGCACACGGAAAAGATACTGTAGTTACCGCTTCAGGCGATACTTTGGTGAGCTGGTTTCGCGATCCGAAAATTGCTGAAGCAATGGTAGATGAGCGGATTTATGTAGAAGGGGTTTCCGACTCTGGGCAGGTGCTGACTTTTACACCAGCAGAGGCTATCGCCAACGGTTTTTGCGAGGGCACGGCCGAAACCTTAAAGGAGGTTCTTCACCAGGTTGGTATTGACGATTACGAAGTAACAGAATATCAGCCTACATGGATTGAAAAAATAATTGGTTTTTTGGTACACCCCATGATTTCGGGTTTACTGATTATGGCCATCGTTGGTGGCATTTATTTCGAGATGCAATCGCCAGGAATTGGCTTCCCGCTGGGTATTGCCATTTTAGCAGCTGTACTTTACTTTATGCCACTCTATCTTGAAGGGCTGGCCGAACACTGGGAAATTGCCGTTTTTATTGTTGGCTTAATTCTTATTGCCGTTGAAATATTTGTGATTCCGGGCTTTGGCATTGCCGGGGCTGCGGGAATTACGCTGGTGTTTTTAGGCTTGTTGTTAAGCCTTATCGATAATGTTAATTTTGATTTTGAGGGAGTGGAACTTCGGGGAGTAGGAACGGCAATTACAACCGTTGTTCTTGGTTTATTTGGTGGTTTTATGCTGGCACTTTACCTGGGTAAAAAAATGTTTACAGCAGAGCATGGCCTGTTTAAAAACTTTGCCTTAAAAACAGTGCAAGATGTGCATGAAGGGTTTGTAAGTGTTGAAACTAAACTGTTTGACCTGAAAGGTAAATCGGGAACCGCACAAACAGTTTTGCGTCCCGGAGGCAAAATTATAGTTGATGGAGATATATATGATGCAGTTGCCGTATCCGGATTTATTGATAAGGATGAAAAGATTGTTGTTACAAAAATAGAGGCTACGCAACTATATGTGGAGTTGGAGGAGGAGTAG
- a CDS encoding (Fe-S)-binding protein, whose translation MQIDVFIPCFIDQFYPDTALNFVNLLKKTGCDVKYNPKQTCCGQPAFNSGYWKEAKTVASKFLADFEMANIVVAPSASCTGFIRNYYHKLFEEEEELLHKSNKIRKRVFEFSDFMVNHLKVTNVGAVFNHKVTFHDSCAGLREYGINEEPRKLLKEVRGLELIEMDELDSCCGFGGTFAAKFHHISTAMTEQKVEHALQTGAEYIVSTEASCLMNMQAYIDKQKLPIKTIHLVDVLIHKRQA comes from the coding sequence ATGCAAATCGATGTATTTATACCTTGTTTTATCGATCAGTTTTACCCCGATACGGCCCTGAACTTTGTAAATCTGCTAAAAAAGACGGGTTGCGATGTAAAGTACAATCCGAAACAAACCTGTTGTGGCCAACCGGCCTTTAACAGTGGCTATTGGAAAGAAGCCAAAACAGTGGCCTCAAAATTTCTTGCCGATTTTGAGATGGCAAATATTGTGGTGGCACCTTCTGCTTCATGCACCGGTTTTATCCGAAATTATTACCATAAATTGTTTGAAGAAGAAGAGGAGCTGTTACATAAAAGCAATAAAATAAGAAAACGTGTTTTTGAGTTTTCCGATTTTATGGTAAATCATTTGAAGGTTACCAATGTTGGTGCTGTTTTTAATCACAAAGTAACTTTTCACGATTCGTGTGCAGGCTTGCGCGAATACGGAATTAACGAAGAACCCCGAAAACTGCTGAAAGAAGTACGGGGACTGGAATTAATTGAAATGGATGAGCTGGATTCCTGTTGCGGCTTTGGTGGTACTTTTGCAGCCAAATTTCATCATATTTCTACTGCAATGACCGAGCAGAAGGTGGAACATGCACTTCAAACAGGAGCCGAGTATATTGTTTCAACCGAAGCATCGTGCCTGATGAATATGCAGGCCTACATTGATAAACAAAAACTGCCCATAAAAACCATTCACCTTGTAGATGTTTTAATACATAAGCGCCAGGCTTAA
- a CDS encoding dienelactone hydrolase family protein, whose protein sequence is MKAIKKNQIKQEVFDLYDDYAHNRIDRRKFVERLSAYAVGGLTVSSLMSFIMPNYQDKIQVKETDQRLKTETIEYSSPKGGGKISGQLSRPAGTTKKLPGVVVVHENRGLNPHIADVGRRAALEGFISLSPDALSPLGGYPGNDDDGRTMQRQRDRDEMLEDFIAAFNHLKSHPECDGNIGVVGFCFGGWISNMMAVRVAGLKAAVPFYGGQPTEEETKKINAPLLLHFAELDKRVNEGWPAYEAALKKYEKQYTAHMYAGANHGFHNDTTPRYDEAAAKLAWSRTIDFFKEKLS, encoded by the coding sequence ATGAAAGCAATAAAAAAAAATCAAATTAAGCAGGAAGTTTTCGACCTCTACGATGATTATGCGCACAACCGTATCGACCGCAGAAAATTTGTAGAGCGCCTTTCGGCCTATGCAGTGGGTGGATTAACCGTTTCGTCGCTCATGAGTTTTATTATGCCTAACTACCAGGATAAAATTCAGGTGAAGGAAACAGACCAACGCCTAAAAACCGAAACAATTGAATACAGCTCGCCCAAAGGTGGCGGAAAAATTAGCGGACAATTATCGCGGCCTGCAGGTACCACAAAAAAACTTCCCGGAGTGGTGGTTGTTCACGAAAATCGCGGATTAAACCCACATATTGCCGATGTTGGCAGGCGCGCTGCACTTGAAGGTTTCATATCGCTTTCGCCCGATGCCCTTTCGCCACTTGGGGGTTACCCCGGAAACGATGATGATGGACGCACAATGCAACGCCAACGCGACAGAGATGAAATGCTTGAAGATTTTATTGCGGCCTTTAACCATTTAAAATCACATCCGGAATGCGATGGTAATATTGGCGTGGTTGGCTTTTGTTTTGGCGGCTGGATTTCAAACATGATGGCAGTTCGGGTTGCCGGTTTAAAAGCAGCTGTTCCGTTTTACGGTGGACAACCCACCGAAGAAGAAACGAAAAAAATTAATGCACCACTGCTCCTGCACTTTGCCGAACTGGATAAACGCGTAAACGAGGGCTGGCCGGCCTATGAGGCTGCTTTAAAAAAGTACGAAAAGCAATACACCGCCCACATGTATGCGGGTGCAAATCATGGCTTTCATAACGACACCACTCCGCGCTATGACGAGGCCGCTGCAAAATTGGCATGGAGCAGAACCATCGACTTTTTTAAAGAAAAACTGAGCTGA
- a CDS encoding ABC transporter ATP-binding protein, which produces MKRFVPPYRWKIVMNIIYNILGALFGTFSFAMLIPALDILFKTKELVANKVEWALTADSITHNVNYYISTFIARHGEQDALLLIGLILVIATLFKVGFTYLADFVLIALRNGVVFDIRSLIYKKIIGLPLGYFSEERKGDIMARITSDVQEVENSIANSLGMMIKNPILIIVFLSVMIYMSWSLTLFVFIMLPVTGLIIGRIGRSLKRVSTKGQNKLGEILSIIEEDLSGLRIIKSFNAEEKAIRRFQNENQNYRLIMNRLMWRRHLAHPASEFLGTIVIVIVLWYGGRIILGGNDSSLSASEFIGYMVFFYGIINPAKAFSTALYSVEKGLASMQRIDHVLAAELTIVDKADAKDIDSFNQNIVYQDVSFAYDKAKVLSNVTLTIPKGTTVALVGSSGSGKTTMVDLLPRFWDISSGSVLVDGTDIRDLKLKSLRNLIGNVNQEPILFNDTIRNNIAFGVENASEEAIIQAAKIANAHEFILATENGYDTKIGDRGDKLSGGQKQRLSIARAILRNPPILILDEATSALDTESEKLVQEALENLMKNRTSLVIAHRLSTIKHADLICVLHEGKIVESGTHQELMELNGRYKKLHGMQMF; this is translated from the coding sequence ATGAAACGATTTGTTCCGCCCTACCGGTGGAAAATCGTCATGAACATTATTTACAATATTTTGGGTGCATTGTTTGGAACCTTTTCGTTTGCCATGCTTATTCCGGCACTCGATATTTTATTTAAAACCAAAGAGTTAGTAGCCAACAAAGTTGAATGGGCCTTAACTGCAGATTCCATTACCCACAATGTAAATTATTACATCAGTACATTTATCGCCCGGCATGGCGAACAGGATGCTTTGCTGCTAATTGGTTTAATTTTAGTTATTGCCACCCTTTTTAAGGTGGGTTTTACCTACCTGGCCGATTTTGTGTTAATTGCCTTGCGTAACGGGGTAGTCTTTGATATTCGATCGCTTATTTACAAGAAAATAATTGGCTTGCCACTGGGCTATTTCTCCGAAGAACGAAAAGGCGATATTATGGCCCGCATTACCAGCGACGTGCAGGAGGTGGAGAACTCCATTGCCAATTCGCTTGGCATGATGATAAAAAACCCAATTCTGATTATTGTATTCCTGAGTGTAATGATTTACATGAGCTGGTCGCTTACCTTGTTTGTGTTTATTATGTTGCCGGTTACCGGTTTAATTATCGGACGTATTGGCCGCAGCCTGAAACGCGTGTCAACCAAAGGCCAAAATAAACTGGGCGAAATTCTTTCTATTATTGAAGAAGACCTTTCGGGTTTACGTATCATAAAATCGTTTAATGCAGAAGAAAAGGCAATCAGACGCTTTCAAAACGAAAACCAGAATTACCGGTTAATTATGAACCGCCTGATGTGGCGACGCCACCTGGCACACCCGGCCAGCGAATTTCTGGGTACCATTGTTATTGTTATTGTTTTGTGGTATGGCGGTCGTATAATTCTTGGCGGAAACGACTCGTCGCTCTCCGCCTCGGAGTTTATTGGCTACATGGTATTTTTCTACGGTATTATTAATCCGGCCAAAGCATTTTCTACCGCACTTTACAGCGTTGAAAAAGGCCTGGCATCGATGCAACGAATTGACCATGTACTGGCTGCCGAACTAACAATTGTTGACAAAGCAGATGCAAAAGACATTGATTCGTTTAACCAAAACATTGTTTACCAGGATGTTAGTTTTGCATACGATAAAGCCAAAGTACTATCAAATGTTACCCTTACTATTCCGAAAGGAACAACGGTAGCACTGGTTGGATCGTCAGGAAGCGGAAAAACAACCATGGTAGATCTTTTGCCACGTTTTTGGGACATTAGCTCGGGCTCTGTTCTGGTAGACGGAACCGATATTCGCGACCTGAAACTGAAGTCGCTGCGCAACCTGATTGGCAATGTTAACCAGGAACCCATTCTTTTTAACGACACCATACGAAACAACATCGCTTTTGGAGTTGAAAATGCCAGCGAAGAAGCCATTATACAGGCGGCAAAGATTGCCAATGCCCACGAGTTTATTTTGGCTACGGAAAATGGTTACGACACAAAAATTGGAGACCGTGGCGACAAATTATCAGGTGGCCAAAAACAACGCCTGTCAATTGCCAGGGCCATTTTACGAAACCCACCCATTTTGATACTTGATGAAGCTACATCGGCATTGGATACCGAATCGGAGAAACTGGTTCAGGAAGCATTGGAAAACCTGATGAAAAACAGAACGTCGTTGGTAATTGCCCATCGCCTTTCAACCATAAAACATGCCGATTTAATCTGTGTACTTCATGAAGGGAAAATAGTGGAAAGCGGAACTCACCAGGAATTGATGGAATTAAACGGACGGTATAAGAAACTGCACGGCATGCAAATGTTTTAA
- the purT gene encoding formate-dependent phosphoribosylglycinamide formyltransferase yields MSKKVVFGTKFSPTATKVILLGSGELGKEVVIEFQRYGVEVIAVDSYKNAPAMQVADRFYVASMLDGEKLAEIVRTEKPDYIIPEVEAIATDTLIELEKDGFNVIPSATATRLTMNREGIRTLAAEELGLSTSPYKFAGNKKEFTTAVYQIGFPCVVKPIMSSSGKGQSVVKNESDIDFAWNYAIEGARGKSDRVIVEGFIDFDYEITLLTISHVGGISFCEPIGHRQEGGDYQESWQPQAMSEVALHEAQRIAKAVVKALGGRGLFGVEFFVKNDEVYFSELSPRPHDTGMVTMISQDLSEFALHVRAVLGLPIPNIKFHGPSASSVIMVKGESKQVSFSNLAEVLSEPDTQMRLFGKPEVKGERRMGVCLARANSTQKARDKANKASAAVEVIL; encoded by the coding sequence ATGAGCAAAAAGGTAGTTTTTGGTACAAAATTTTCGCCAACAGCAACAAAAGTGATTTTGTTGGGTTCTGGTGAATTGGGAAAAGAAGTAGTCATTGAGTTTCAGCGTTATGGTGTAGAAGTGATTGCGGTTGACAGTTATAAAAATGCGCCAGCCATGCAGGTGGCAGACCGGTTTTATGTAGCATCGATGCTGGATGGTGAAAAGCTTGCTGAGATAGTAAGAACAGAAAAGCCTGATTACATTATTCCTGAAGTAGAGGCGATAGCAACCGATACTTTAATTGAACTGGAAAAGGATGGTTTTAACGTTATTCCTTCAGCTACTGCCACACGGTTAACTATGAATCGCGAAGGGATTAGAACGCTGGCAGCCGAAGAACTGGGATTGTCAACTTCACCATATAAATTTGCCGGGAACAAGAAAGAGTTTACCACAGCGGTATATCAAATCGGATTTCCATGTGTTGTTAAACCCATAATGAGTTCGTCGGGAAAAGGGCAGAGTGTGGTGAAAAATGAGTCGGATATTGATTTTGCCTGGAATTATGCCATCGAGGGAGCACGAGGAAAAAGCGACCGGGTAATTGTGGAAGGTTTTATTGATTTTGACTACGAAATTACCTTGTTAACAATTAGCCATGTGGGGGGCATTTCGTTTTGTGAACCCATTGGACACCGACAGGAGGGCGGCGATTATCAGGAGTCGTGGCAGCCACAGGCAATGTCTGAAGTTGCCTTACACGAAGCACAAAGAATTGCCAAAGCAGTTGTTAAAGCGCTGGGAGGCCGGGGCTTGTTTGGTGTTGAGTTTTTTGTGAAGAATGATGAGGTATATTTTAGCGAGTTATCGCCACGTCCGCACGATACCGGAATGGTAACCATGATTTCGCAGGATTTGAGCGAATTTGCCTTACATGTTCGGGCAGTGCTTGGCTTACCAATACCAAACATTAAGTTTCATGGTCCATCGGCAAGTAGCGTTATCATGGTAAAAGGAGAATCGAAACAAGTATCGTTTTCAAACCTGGCTGAAGTTTTAAGTGAGCCGGATACTCAAATGCGTTTGTTTGGAAAACCGGAAGTAAAAGGCGAACGACGGATGGGAGTTTGTCTGGCACGTGCCAATTCAACACAAAAGGCCAGGGACAAAGCCAATAAAGCCAGTGCAGCTGTGGAAGTGATATTATAG
- a CDS encoding C1 family peptidase: MKNFIFTALAVLLAMGATAQNLNKENIQEIRSSLKMDAYTKGMQNALSANDINKLAKNLENINEDDHHFTYRVNVKGITNQKSSGRCWLFTSLNMFRPKAMEVFNVNSFEFSENYLYFWDLFEKSNLFLNNMIESADKPIDDRLVQWYFRSPIDDGGMWSSFANLVDKYGMIPREAMTETHSSENTRYMVKFINLKLKENGLRLREAAAKGLQPEALQEMRTEMMKEVYRMLVLNLGVPPTKFSWRYEDKDKNLSAYQTYTPLEFKEKVLGDIQVKDYVMLMNDPTRPFNVHYEIDNYRNVEEGVNWHYINLTNDKIKAMAIESIKNNEALYASCDVGQQLDRNYGILDVDNFDYESVYGVTFNMNKAERIQTKSSGSSHGMALIAVDLNNEGRPVKWQFENSWGESAGHKGYLTFTDEWFNEYMFRIVVHKKFVTPDVLELYKTETTLLPPWDWMF, translated from the coding sequence ATGAAGAACTTTATTTTTACCGCCCTAGCGGTTCTACTGGCAATGGGGGCTACAGCACAAAATTTAAACAAAGAGAACATTCAGGAAATCAGGTCGTCGTTAAAAATGGATGCCTATACCAAAGGCATGCAAAATGCGCTTTCGGCCAACGATATTAACAAACTGGCTAAAAACCTTGAAAATATTAACGAAGATGACCATCATTTTACCTATCGTGTAAATGTTAAGGGAATAACAAACCAAAAAAGCTCGGGTCGATGCTGGCTGTTTACTTCTTTAAATATGTTTCGGCCAAAGGCCATGGAAGTATTTAATGTTAACTCGTTTGAATTTTCTGAAAACTACTTGTATTTCTGGGATCTTTTCGAGAAATCAAACCTTTTTCTGAACAACATGATTGAGTCGGCCGATAAACCCATTGACGACCGTCTGGTGCAGTGGTATTTTCGCTCTCCAATCGACGACGGCGGCATGTGGAGCAGCTTTGCCAATCTGGTAGATAAATACGGAATGATTCCGAGAGAAGCCATGACAGAAACACACTCGAGCGAAAACACCCGCTACATGGTTAAGTTTATTAACCTGAAACTAAAAGAAAACGGCTTGCGCTTGCGCGAAGCAGCAGCAAAGGGATTACAACCGGAAGCCCTTCAGGAAATGCGCACCGAAATGATGAAGGAAGTATACCGCATGCTGGTTCTTAACCTGGGTGTACCACCTACCAAATTTAGCTGGCGTTACGAGGATAAAGACAAAAATCTTTCGGCCTACCAAACGTATACACCGCTGGAATTTAAAGAAAAGGTACTGGGCGACATTCAGGTAAAAGACTATGTAATGTTAATGAACGACCCAACCCGCCCTTTTAACGTACATTACGAGATTGACAACTACAGAAATGTTGAAGAAGGTGTAAACTGGCACTACATAAACCTGACAAACGATAAGATAAAAGCGATGGCCATCGAGTCGATAAAAAATAACGAAGCACTTTATGCATCATGCGATGTGGGGCAACAACTCGACCGTAATTATGGCATTCTTGATGTGGACAACTTCGACTACGAATCGGTATACGGGGTTACTTTTAACATGAATAAAGCCGAGCGCATTCAAACAAAATCCAGTGGCTCGTCGCACGGAATGGCGCTAATTGCTGTAGACTTAAACAACGAGGGCCGGCCGGTTAAATGGCAGTTTGAAAACAGCTGGGGAGAAAGTGCCGGGCATAAAGGCTACCTTACTTTTACCGATGAATGGTTTAACGAATACATGTTCCGGATTGTGGTGCATAAAAAATTTGTAACACCCGATGTTTTAGAGCTATATAAAACAGAAACGACCCTGCTGCCACCGTGGGACTGGATGTTTTAA
- the purB gene encoding adenylosuccinate lyase yields MELNTLTAISPVDGRYSNKVEGLGKYFSEFALIKYRLLTEVEYFIALCELPLPQLADIPQQKLDQLRELYKNFSIADAQRIKDIESVTNHDVKAVEYFIKEEFDKLELGKYKEFIHFALTSQDANNTAIPKSIQDALEFEYHPVLQELIEKLLTLANEWKDIPMLAKTHGQPASPTKVGKEIKVFIERIMVQLVQLKSIAIDAKFGGATGNFNAHHVAYPDINWEAFANKFLKDYLGLNRSQFTTQISHYDNHSAIFDGLKRINNIILDLDRDIWTYISMGYFKQKIKKGEVGSSAMPHKVNPIDFENSEGNIGISNAGFEQLAQKLPVSRLQRDLTDSTVTRFIGVPFGHTIIAIKSTIKGLNKLLINTEAIEKDLEDNWAVVAEAIQTILRRELYPNPYEALKDLTRKNEAINKETIHNFVDGLDVSEEVKAELKAITPQNYTGIF; encoded by the coding sequence ATGGAACTTAATACATTAACAGCGATTTCGCCTGTTGACGGCAGGTACAGTAACAAAGTAGAAGGACTGGGAAAATATTTTAGCGAATTTGCACTGATAAAATACCGCTTGCTTACCGAAGTGGAATATTTTATTGCACTTTGCGAACTGCCACTTCCCCAACTTGCCGATATTCCACAGCAAAAACTGGATCAGCTTCGTGAGCTGTATAAAAATTTTTCGATTGCCGATGCACAACGCATAAAGGATATTGAAAGTGTAACCAACCACGATGTTAAAGCTGTTGAGTATTTTATTAAAGAAGAATTTGACAAACTGGAATTGGGCAAATACAAAGAGTTTATTCATTTTGCCCTTACCTCGCAGGATGCCAACAATACCGCCATTCCAAAATCGATACAAGATGCTTTGGAGTTTGAGTACCACCCGGTTTTGCAGGAGCTAATTGAAAAATTACTAACCCTGGCAAACGAGTGGAAAGACATACCGATGCTGGCAAAAACACATGGACAGCCTGCTTCGCCAACCAAGGTTGGGAAAGAAATAAAAGTATTTATCGAGCGAATTATGGTGCAGTTGGTTCAGTTAAAATCGATTGCCATTGATGCTAAATTTGGTGGTGCAACAGGTAATTTTAATGCCCACCACGTTGCCTACCCCGATATCAACTGGGAAGCCTTTGCCAATAAATTTCTTAAAGATTACCTGGGACTGAATCGTTCACAATTCACTACCCAAATTTCGCACTACGATAACCACAGTGCCATTTTTGATGGTTTAAAACGGATTAACAATATTATTCTTGATTTAGATCGCGACATCTGGACTTACATTTCGATGGGTTATTTCAAGCAAAAAATTAAAAAGGGAGAAGTAGGCTCGTCGGCCATGCCGCACAAGGTTAATCCTATTGATTTTGAAAACTCGGAAGGCAACATAGGAATTTCCAATGCCGGATTTGAGCAACTGGCACAAAAACTGCCGGTCTCGCGTTTGCAGCGCGACCTAACCGACTCAACCGTTACCCGTTTTATCGGTGTTCCGTTTGGGCATACCATTATTGCCATTAAATCAACCATTAAAGGTTTAAACAAATTGCTGATTAACACCGAGGCCATCGAAAAAGACCTGGAAGACAACTGGGCAGTGGTTGCCGAAGCTATTCAAACCATTTTACGTCGCGAGCTTTATCCAAATCCATACGAGGCCTTAAAAGACCTTACACGTAAAAACGAAGCAATTAACAAAGAAACGATACACAATTTTGTTGATGGTTTAGACGTTAGTGAAGAGGTAAAAGCAGAACTTAAAGCAATTACACCACAAAATTATACGGGAATATTCTAA